The Phoenix dactylifera cultivar Barhee BC4 chromosome 17, palm_55x_up_171113_PBpolish2nd_filt_p, whole genome shotgun sequence genome contains a region encoding:
- the LOC113463631 gene encoding auxin-responsive protein SAUR36-like, with amino-acid sequence MKKFRGFRLRRRLVRIWRWAFRRRSCKGYLRLAPTTPPPSSQLQLHRIKAAPLTTKLRQWGRCLARGLGSGGDVARTEREAAAMQLLEGGGGRESPPPSTPKGHLAVYVSGGRKGEEAVSPRRFVVPVIDFNHPLFVELLREAEEEFGFHHPGGITIPCPVSRFERVRNRIAAEPARKGIRGEPS; translated from the coding sequence ATGAAGAAATTTAGAGGTTTTAGGCTGCGAAGAAGGCTAGTGCGAATTTGGAGATGGGCCTTTAGGAGACGCTCTTGCAAAGGTTACCTTCGCCTCGCCCCCACCACTCCTCCTCCGTCATCCCAACTCCAACTTCACCGCATAAAGGCCGCACCTTTGACGACGAAGCTCCGCCAGTGGGGCCGCTGCCTTGCCCGCGGGCTCGGCAGCGGAGGAGATGTTGCCCGGACGGAACGGGAAGCGGCGGCGATGCAGCTGCTAGAGGGCGGCGGAGGAAGGGAGTCTCCACCGCCATCGACGCCGAAAGGGCACCTAGCCGTGTACGTGAGCGgcgggaggaagggggaggaggCAGTTTCGCCGCGGCGATTCGTGGTGCCCGTGATCGACTTCAACCACCCGCTCTTCGTGGAGTTGTtgagggaggcggaggaggagttcGGGTTCCACCACCCCGGTGGCATCACCATCCCCTGTCCCGTCTCCCGGTTCGAGCGCGTCCGGAACCGTATCGCTGCCGAGCCCGCCCGGAAGGGGATAAGGGGAGAGCCGTCCTGA
- the LOC103720867 gene encoding LOW QUALITY PROTEIN: NAC domain-containing protein 7-like (The sequence of the model RefSeq protein was modified relative to this genomic sequence to represent the inferred CDS: deleted 2 bases in 1 codon) — protein MDAFSRVPPGFRFHPSDEELVDYYLRKKVASKKIDLDVIKDVDLYKIEPWDLQEKCRIGAEEQLEWYLFSHKDKKYPTGTRTNRATAAGFWKATGRDKPIYSKHNLIGMRKTLVFYKGRAPNGQKSDWIMHEYRLETHENGPPQEEGWVVCRVFKKRVPTVRKPSELESPCWYDEQSSVMQDCLDSPNSISMQPNMAYHQHLQLQRETKMHCHLPYEPFYQLPQLESRKLPNYINHGNSLQSFTSSEDKTVQPSHQLQMVTFYNTSGDIEQAVEQVTDWRVLDRFVASQLSHDVTKGPEYSDTADILQVSGKQEVAVEYASTSTSSCQIDPWK, from the exons ATGGATGCTTTCTCACGTGTTCCTCCAGGTTTTCGATTCCATCCTTCTGATGAAGAACTTGTGGATTACTATCTTAGAAAAAAAGTTGCTTCAAAAAAGATTGACCTAGATGTAATAAAGGATGTTGATTTGTACAAAATTGAGCCATGGGATCTTCAAG AAAAATGTAGGATAGGAGCAGAAGAACAGCTTGAATGGTACCTTTTTAGTCACAAAGATAAGAAGTATCCAACTGGCACTCGCACTAATAGAGCAACAGCAGCAGGATTTTGGAAAGCCACTGGAAGAGACAAGCCAATTTACTCAAAGCATAACCTCATTGGCATGAGGAAGACTTTAGTATTTTATAAAGGAAGAGCACCTAATGGGCAAAAGTCAGATTGGATCATGCATGAGTATCGGCTTGAAACTCATGAAAACGGGCCTCCCCAG GAAGAAGGTTGGGTTGTCTGCAGAGTGTTCAAGAAACGAGTGCCTACAGTAAGAAAACCAAGTGAGCTTGAGTCTCCTTGTTGGTATGACGAACAATCATCCGTCATGCAAGACTGCCTTGATTCCCCAAATAGTATTTCGATGCAGCCTAACATGGCGTACCACCAGCATCTTCAA CTACAAAGAGAGACAAAAATGCACTGCCACTTGCCATATGAACCTTTCTACCAGCTCCCTCAACTAGAGAGCCGTAAACTTCCTAACTACATCAACCATGGAAACTCCCTCCAATCCTTTACTTCTTCGGAGGACAAAACAGTGCAGCCTAGCCACCAACTTCAGATGGTCACGTTTTATAATACCAGTGGAGATATAGAGCAAGCAGTTGAGCAAGTTACAGATTGGAGAGTTCTTGACAGGTTTGTTGCTTCTCAGCTTAGCCATGACGTAACAAAAGGACCTGAGTATTCAGATACAGCTGATATTCTTCAAGTTTCCGGTAAACAAGAAGTGGCAGTGGAGTATGCTTCAACATCCACCTCAAGCTGCCAAATTGATCCATGGAAGTGA